The genomic segment GTGAACACAGCGGCTTCGTCCATCTGACGCTCTGCCAGCAACAGAACATCCGCGGCCTGCTGTTTATCCGCGATTTCGTCCAGCAGACTGGCGTACAACGGGTTCGCAGTGGTTTCGCGCAGGCAGGCAATGCGCAGCTCGTGGATGTTGCTGCGGATACGCCCGCGAAGCTCTTCAGTAGCCGCTTCGGTAAAGGTGACGACCAGCAGCTCTTCGACAAGAACGGGTCTGGGGAAAGCCGCCTCGCCGCCCAGTCCGAGTAAAAGACGCAGATACAGTGCGGCGATGGTGAAGGTTTTTCCGGTACCCGCCGAGGCTTCAATCAGGCGTTCACCGGTGAGCGGCAAGCGCAGTGGATCAAGGGATTCGGCGGTATCGGTCATTCATTCTCTCTCAATAAAGGCAGGGATTGCTGTAGCGCACTGACGCTCTCCCAGGTTTTCCAGCCGTCGGGACGCGCATATTCTGCTTTTCCGCTCTGGCTTCCTGAAACCTGAGATAATATCGCCATGCCCTGGGGCTTCACCACCGTTTGATGGAAGAAATCGGCTAATTTTTGTGGCGTCAGTCGTTCTACCTCGGCAATCACCTTGTCCCGTGAATCAAAACGCAGATTTCCGCGGTCGAAATCCTTGCTCAGTTTCGAGGCTTCTTCATCCAGCGTTTGCGGCGCTTCACGCATCTGCGCGACCACCGCCTGCTGAATTTGGGCAAACTCTTCCGGTTTCATGGCCCGCAGCTTTTCTTCTGCGGTCGGGAAGAAGGCTTTATAGCGATCCCACAAATATGCCGGCTGCTTATCGTTGCTTTGTAGCAGGAATCCCATGCCCCACTGCCGTCCGACGCTCATCGGGAAGGCAAAAACCGCATAGCCCAATTGCTCTTCAGTACGCAGCTGGCTGTAAAACCACGGCTGCACAATTTGCCCTAATAGCGCACTGGCGGCAGCGCTGCTGTATTCATCACTTTGGGCAGGAATAAATACCGCCCCCAGCGCCGAGTCAGTACTGCTGCCTGCTTTTTCAAAAATGATCGACTGCGATTTTTCGACCACCACCTCTTTGTTACGGCTCCACTCTTTCCCCTCGGTACCCAACTGTTTTTGCACGTTGTACGCCAGCTGTTTGGCCTGGGCAACGGAGAGGTTGCCGAGGATCAGGAATTCTGGCCGCGCGCCTTTTTTCAACGTTTCACGATACTCCATCACTTCTTTCAGAGTGATGGACGGCAGCAGGGCGCGGCGTTCTTCGCGCTGGAAATAGGGTACCTGCGACAACGTCTGGATCGGCATTATTGCCTGTTCATACGCTTTACCTTTCTCTGCGGAATCCAGCATCTGGATGTACCAGGATTTTGCCTGGACAAGCTGTTCCTCCGTTGGAGTAAAGCTGAAATAGCCGCTAAGCAAGGTTTCAAACAGCTTCGGTAGCCGCTGCGTATAGCCGTCCGCATTGACCATCAGACCATTATTGGCATTAGTGGAAAAACCGATCCCTCCCACCGAGGCCTGATTGCTTAGCTGATCCAGGGCGATACCTGCCAGATAGTCGTTCAGGGCGAACATTACCTGATGACGGGCGCTGTCCATAGCCTGCGGATTGCGCAACACCATTGAGACATCTGCTTTCGGCTCTCCGGCAAAGTAGCGGCTGGGCATATACAGTACGCGCAGCGCCGGATCGTCCACAATCAGCTCCGGCTGGTTATAGGTTTTCTCAGGCTTGATTAAAGTGAAATCATCCGGAATATAGGGGTTAAGTTCCGGTAGCTTAAGCGCAATGGTGCTGGCTTTTTGCTGCCAGTCAGCAAACGTTTTATCACTGATTTTGTCGACCTGATAAGGCGCGTTAACGAAATACGCGGTTTTGTTATGCGGCTCGTCGGGGCTGATATACCAGATACGCGCATTCTGCGGCGTCATCATCGCCAGACGCGCTTTTACGGCTTCTGCATCATATTGATCGGCAATGTTGACGGCATCCAGCGTATGTTCAACCGGCACGCGGATCATGGTGTCCGCCAGCCATTCTACGTAGCTCATATCACGGGTGATGGACGGATAGCGAAAATCGAGATCCAGTACGTGTGCCAGCTCATCGAAATAGCGTTTATCAACGCCCTTCTCACGCAGCAGATTCAGATAGCTGAAAATAGCCGCGACGACTTCATCACGGTGTGCCAGCCCTTTGTCCGTCAAGGTCGCCGAAATGGCCAGTACGCCGCTGTTGCCGTTAACCACCGGATCGGAGTCGGCGCGGATCCCTTCAACCAGACCTTTTTCCTGTAGCCAGTCAGAGAGCGTACCGGGGCTTCGGTTGCCAATCAGGTAGGTCACCAGCTCGTCAGTCTTACTGCGGAACTGCGCAGTATTATTGTCGATGCGAAATTCCACCCGCAGCACTTTGCGCGGCAGCGCGGGAACATAATGAATGATCAGCCCTTTTTGCGCGTCAGTTACCACCGGGACGGTGATTTCCGGCTGAGTGATATTTTTATTCGGCACGCGGCCATAGGTTTCTGCGGCAATTTTTGCCAGTTCCGGCAGCGACTTATTACTGTAAATCACCGCTTTCATCAGGTTAGCGGAGTAATAACGATCGCGGAATTCCACCAACGCCTTATGCACCGGATTACCCGGTTTATCACTCAGGGTCTCCAGATTCCCGCCGGAAAATTGCGAACCGGGGTGCGCCGGGTTAATGGTTTCCGCACTGACCTGCGCCATGCGCATACCATCACGCGAGCGTGCCATAGTGAGTTCAGCATTGACGGCATTGCGTTCGCGACTGGCATATTTCTCCGCCAGCTGCGGAGCCGCTATTGCGTCTGCCAGACGATCGACCGCGCCTTCCAGCGCATTATTCTCGACCTCCAGATAGTAGGCCGTGCGATACGGTGCGGTGCTGGCGTTATGGCTGCCGCCGTGCATTTTCAGGAATTCCGCAAGGCTGTCCGGCTGCGGGTATTTTTTTGAACCCATCAGCGTCATATGTTCGAGATAGTGAGCAAGCCCCTGGTGAGACGCCGGATCGGACAGTGAACCGACCGGCAGCACCAGCGCCGACAGCGATTTCACCGCCTGCGCATCCGAAACCAGCAGAACCACGATACCGTTATCAAGGCGAATCGCCTGATACTGCCGGGGATCTTTTTCGCTTTTACGGATGGTTTCCTGTACCGGCTGCCATCCTGTGTTTGCCTGACCGACATTTGCCCAGAGAGCAAGTAACACAACCAATGTTTTTAACCAGGTGCTGCTTATAGGCATTCACGAACCTCATCATTATGACTGATTAAAGCGATATATCGGCAGCAGATAACGCTCAGCTTGCTCAATAATGGCTTCATAGTACGACGGCTCCAGGGTGCGCCACAGACGCTGATACCAGATATCTGCGCCCTCGCCGCTCACGACCATATTCCCTTCATACGTTTGAAGAAATTTGCTACGTGCTTTTAACTGCGTTTCATCGTCCTTTAACATGGCATTATTTTCCGCGTCATAACAGGCTTTTATCCATGCCCCCCCACTTTCTGGCAGCAGTAAAAGCGGCTCGGTCATCCCCTTGAGATAACCTGCCACCAGCTCATCAAGATAAGCCTGTGCCTGCGTGGGCGGCAGCGGAGGAAAATGCCACGACCCGTCTTTGCGCACCAGTAACCGGCTTTCACCTGTTCCCCCGCTGGCACAGTAGACAAGGTGTTCCAGCCAAAGTTGCATACCCTGTGACACGCTGAGCAGCGAAGGCCTCCAGCGGAGTAACCCGTCGGGCTGCACCTGCTGAAGCCAGCCGGTAATGGCGATCCCACTGCATTGCAGGTCGATTTCAAGACTCTGGCTGGGCTGGCGGTGTTCAATAACGCGGTCGGCCAGGGTTTGCATCTCCTGCAACTGCGTGTCCCAGACAATCTCCCCAAACGCGCCGTAAGGCAGTTCCCCCGCCGCGCGATAGCGCCGGAACATTTTATCGGCGTCTTCTTCGTCGACCAGCGTATTCAGTAATTGCTGATTGAGCTGATATCGGGTTAGCCCCTCAAGGGTGAAAGGCTCAGCATCCGGGATTTCGCTCTCTTCTGCCCGGAAATTGACGCGTAATCGCTGCTGAAAAAAAGCGCGCACCGGATGCGCCCAAAAGCGTTGTAACTGCTCAAAAGGCAGAGTGTCGAGCGTTAATGGCGGCAGCGGTTGAATGAACGCCGGATGTGCCTCTCCCTGCTGACTGGCCGCCGCCAGCCACTCGCGGGCATAGCTTTGCCGCTCATCGCTTTTGAAGTTTTCAGCGTCAAATGGCATCCGGGTATGCAGATGCATGATGTGTTCTTTTACTCGTCGTTCGCTTTCATCACAGTTACAATTTTCGTCCCCGGCGAGATAGTGGCTTTGACCGATGTAATCCACCAGTTCCTGCACCAGTACCGAAGGGTAACGTTCACTGTTATCCTGGATTGAGCGGCCAATGTAGCTGATATAGAGCTTCTGTTCGGCAGACATCAGGGCTTCGAGAAACAGATAACGGTCATCGTCACGGCGGCTACGGTCGCCGCGCTGCGGTTTGTGGCTCATCAGATCAAAGCCAAGCGGCGACAGACTACGCGGATAGATCCCGTCGTTCATGCCCAATAAACATACGGCTTTAAAAGGAATAGAGCGCATGGGCATGAGGGTGCAGATGTTGACCGGTCCGGCGAGGAATCGCTGGCTGATACGCTCCTGGTCCAGTCTTAGTGCCAGCTCATCACGCAACAGCGACAGCGGTACAGGCTCGCCATAATGCGATCCGGTGCCCTGCTCAATGATCGCCTGCCACTGTTGCTCAATAAGCGCCAGCGCTGCCTCGGTGTCCTGATCGGGGAGGAAAAAGTCATTAAGCATTTCACGGCAAACCGGAAGCCACTCGGTAAGCGGACGATCCTGCATTAATCCGCGACGCCAGAGGTTAAGCTGCATTAGCAGCGAGGCCAGATGCCCGACCAGCTCGGCAATAAGTCCGCTGGACTCGTCGTACGGCAGAACGGCGCGCCACTCGCCTTCGCGGCTTTCCATCGCGTAGCCAAGCAGCATACGCGTCAGGCCGAATTGCCAGGTATGTTGCCCGGTCGCCGGTAATTCAAGTTCACGCACGTTGTCGTCGTCCATGCCCCAGCGCACACCGGATTCATTTACCCACTGACGCAAATAACGCAGCCCTTCTTCATTGATGTTAAAACGTGCGGCCAGCACCGGAACATCCAGGAGCGCCAGTACGTCTTCCGACACAAAGCGGCTGTCCGGGAGTGAAAGCAGGCTGATAAACGCCTGCAGCGCCGGATGAGACTGACGCGCCCGGCGGTCAGAGATAGCATAAGGCAGATAGCGTTCTCCCGTCGCGCTCCCAAAAACGGCCTGGATAAACGGGCTGTAGCTGTCGATGTCAGCCACCATAACGATAATGTCGCGTGGCGTCAGGGTTGGGTCGTCTTCCAGCATCGCCAGCAGTCGGTCGTGCAACACTTCAACTTCCCGCTGTGGACTATGACAAACATGGATCATCAGGCTACGGTCGTCTGGCTCCAGCCTGCGTTTCCTGTCGCTGCGGGCGAACTCTTCGGCCGTTCGCCCCGGTACCGCCGCGTTCTGTAATTCCAGTACGTCGTATTGCAAGTTATGCAGCAGATTGTCCGGCGTAATATCGACAAACGCGTCCAGCTCTTCGTAGTTCTCCAGCCCGGCCAGAAGATACATATAGTCACGCCCGAGCTTGCCCCACGAGGCCAGTAGCGGGTTACCCACATCCTGCTCGCCGTCGTCGTTAAACAAGCCGGCAGCCTGACTGGAGTCACGAAAGAGTGGGAATTCGCGTTGTTCCCGATGGTGTTTACGCTGGCGAGCCACCAGGCGCGCCAGAAATGCCGGATCTTTAATATCGCCCCAGTAGTAGCGACATGGGTTGGTAAACAGGATGAACACGTCAACGTGCTTGCCAAGTGCCTGTAGCGCCTGCAGATAGACAGGCGGCAATGCTGAAATGCCGCAAATAAATACCCGTGACGGCAACCCGGCCGGAGGTTCACTGGCCTGTTCAAGCGTGTGGATAAAACGCTGATATAAATTAGCGCGATGCCATAATGGCTGGCCGAGCGCAGCAGTATGCTCAACCAGCGCTTTCCACAACGGGGCTTGCCACTGCTGGCTCTCATCAAGACCGTCAACCCGCTCTCCGGCTTCCCAGCAGGTTAGCCACTTCGGACGAAAAACCAGATACTGGTCGTAGAGATCGGCAATACGCGAGGCAAGCTGAAACAGTTTGCGCTTGTCGGTATCGTCGCTGAGATAATGGCGCAGCATAGCAAATTCATCACCCGCGATGAGATCAGGCAGAAGCGTCATCAGCTTCCAGCTCATGCCCTGTTTATTGAATGCGCTTTCACCCGGGATATCTGGCAGGACACGCACAAACATCTCCCAGATAAAGCTCGCCGGGAGCGGGAAATCAATATTTGCCGCGATACCAAAACGCCGGGAGAGAGACATTTGTAGCCACTGCGCCATACCGGTACTTTGGACCAGCACGACTTCAGGCTCGAAGGGGTCGTCAAGACGCTCACGCTCGACAATAAACTCCATCAGCGCTTCCAGCACATCCAGACGATTGGAATGGTAGACCCTTAACATATTTGCTCCCGACTACTGACTGACCGGGCAATGCAACCGCGTCATTTGCCCTTGTTTACCCACCGGTGCGGTGAGTGTAATGCTGATGCTGACACATCTTTGCTGCATTGTCTGCACGCGCTGTACCCGCCACCCTGCTTCTGTTGGCCCGCCCTGAAGGCGGGTATATTGCCAGGCGTTGCGCCAGAGCTGGCGATGCTGGTTGAGCATTGCCGAACCGTTGACCAGCGCGCGGTGATACCCGGCAAGCGCAGTTATGACCAAAATCATTAATGCCATTGCCAGTAACACTTCCGGTAAACTAAATCCCTGCTGTTGGTTCAGGGGATGTGACATAGCATCACCTCATTCAGTGGACAGAAATCACTCCAGCCATGCAATGAAAAATGCACTTCGCCTTCGCTTATTTCGCCTGCCTGCCAGAGCGTCATCGACCCGTGGGTGGCGATAAGCAGCAACGCATTGTCTCGCAACACCCGTAAACAGACCTGCCAGACCTGCGCGTGCTGCTGCCTGCACTGGAGAAGCGGATTTATCTGCCAGGTCTGCATCTTGCCCCACTGTAATGCGGAATGGACGCTAGCCTGTTCGTTCAGCGCCAGCGTTTCTACCGCCACCCGGGTGGACAGGGCGCGCTGCTGTTGATTCAATCCCTGAAGCATCAGGCTGCCGAGTACCAGCAAAAGCAGCACCAGCGCCAGCGATGACATCCCGCGTTGATGATTCACAGGTTGTATCCCGCAACACTATATACAGCCGTTGCCATGCGACGTGGCCGGCTTATTGATTCAGCCGCCAGCGTTATTGTCAGCTCTGGGGCAAAACCCGCCCGGCTATAACGCGATACTACAAAGCCCGTCACCCGCAACGTTTGTGGATCGGTCATTTTGTCCCAGTGATTGTCTTCACAAGAAGAGACCCCGCGCAGCGTTTCCAGCGCGCCATTTTGCAGACGAAAGCCAATAACGTCCGAGGTCGCAGCGGATGAAACATCCCAGATCCCGTTACTGTTAGCATCCCATTTAATCAGCACACAGGCTCCCGAGCGCTCAATAATCAAGGGATTTCCCACGCACTGCCCACGACAGTAACCGGCACGCTGGAGATGCTTTGCCACTGTATAAACGCGCTGCCACAGCTCGTCTTCCAGCGCCTGCTGCCGGGACTGCTGGAGCACGGCACGCTGTAAGCTGGGTAAAAAACGCGACGCGCCCAGTAGCAGTAAGCTGCCGATCGCCATTGCGATTAATGCTTCGATTAGCGAAAAACCCCGCTGTGCTACAGGCATGTATTTCCCTCCGCTGGCTGACATAGCCGAATGCGTCCCCAGCCTGACACCACGATTAGCCAGTTTCCAGCCGGGCTTTGCAGACGAACATGCCCGGCCCATGCCGTATTCCGCAGGCCAAAAAAAGCCAGTCCTGGCGTCATCTCCGCCAGGGTAACCTCAGGCCAGGGCAGGCGTAGCGTCCACGGATCGCCAGACGGGCAGCCAGTCACATCGCGGCTCACCAGGCACTCTGTCTTTCCGACGCGATGAATGGCCAAAGCACGATCGCGGTTGTGCCAGTTCGCATCGTCACGCAGAAGTACCAGGTATTCACGCACCTGATTCGCGCTTTGCCACAAACGCTGCTGCTGTTGCCAGCTTCGCCAGCCGTACAGTCCTGCTGCGCTGAGTATGACGACGATGATAGTGACAATCATCGTTTCAATGAGCGTATAGCCCTGTTGTCGTTTCATGGCGATAGGGTGCGGCGGCGGCGCAGGTATTACGAGGGGCGGTTTTTCATTTTACGAGACGCTACGAGAGATTTTTAGGGTATTGCAGCGAGTTGCAAAAAAACAGGAAGACGGCTTCAGAAATGAAAAACGGCACCCGAAGGTGCCGCTGGAAAACGGTGAAACGCAGGCGATCAATAATATCGGACGGTGCTTTGTTTATCTCCGCCGATACGTAACCGATCAGATAGCCACTGGCGCTTTGATCCCCGGATGCGGATCGTAACCTTCAATCTCAAAATCATCGAAGCGATAATCAAAGATTGAGTCCGGTTTACGTTTAATCACCAGCGTTGGCAGCGCGCGCGGTTCACGGCTTAGTTGTAGATGAGTCTGCTCCATGTGATTGCTGTACAGGTGCGTATCGCCCCCGGTCCAGACAAAATCACCGACCTCAAGATCGCACTGCTGCGCCATCATATGCACCAGCAGGGCATAGCTGGCAATATTAAACGGCAGGCCAAGAAATACATCGCAGGAACGCTGGTAAAGCTGGCAGGACAGCTTGCCGTCCGCTACGTAGAACTGGAAGAACGCATGACACGGAGCCAGCGCCATCTTATCCAGTTCACCTACGTTCCAGGCTGAAACAATAATGCGTCGGGAATCAGGATCGTTTTTGAGCTGGTTAATGACCGTCGTAATCTGGTCAATATGACGGCCGTCCGGCGTCGGCCAGGCACGCCATTGTTTGCCGTACACCGGCCCCAGATTGCCGTCTTCATCAGCCCACTCGTCCCAAATCGTGACCTTGTTTTCACGCAGATAAGCGACGTTAGTATCACCCTGCAAAAACCACAGCAGCTCATGAATAATCGAGCGCAGGTGGCAGCGTTTGGTGGTAACCAGCGGAAAGCCTTCACGCAGATTAAAGCGCATCTGGTGACCAAAAATAGAGATCGTGCCGGTTCCGGTACGGTCATTTTTCGGCGTGCCTTCATCAAGCACTTTCTGCATTAAATCAAGATACTGTTTCATGCTGCCTCAGGAAAGTTGTTGCTGCGGGCGGCGATACGCCCAAATTATCATCGCGATACCGGCAATAATCATCGGTACCGAGAGGATCTGCCCCATGCTGATGTACTGCACCCAGGCACCGGTGAACTGCGCATCCGGCTGACGGAAGAATTCAACGATGATACGGAATGCGCCATAGCCGATCAGGAACAGGCCGGATACCGAGCCGGTTGGACGCGGCTTGCGAATAAACAGGTTCAGGATGATAAACAGCACAACGCCTTCCAGCACCAGCTCATAAAGCTGCGACGGATGGCGCGGCAGCACGCCATAGGTATCAAAAATGGATTGCCATTCCGGGTGCGCGGGCAGCAGGCCGATATCCTCAGCACGCGATCCGGGGAACAGCATCGCAAACGGAGAAGACGGGTCAACACGTCCCCACAACTCGCCATTAATGAAGTTGCCTAAACGCCCTGCCCCCAGCCCAAACGGGATCAGCGGCGCGATAAAGTCGGACACCTGAAAGAAACTGCGCTTCGTGCGATGAGCGAAGATGAGCATCACCACAATCACCCCAATAAGGCCACCGTGGAATGACATTCCCCCGTCCCAGACACGGAACAAATAAAGCGGATTTTCAAGGAACAGCGGCATGTTGTAAAACAGAACATAGCCGATACGGCCGCCTAAAAAGACGCCAAGAAAGCCCAGGTACAGCAGGTTTTCAACTTCGTTTTTCGTCCAGCCGCTACCGGGACGATTGGCGCGGCGCGTCGCCAGCCACATCGCAAAAACGAATCCGACCAGGTACATCAGGCCATACCAGTGCAGCGCAACCGGTCCAATGGAAAATATCACCGGATCAAAATCCGGGAAATGCAGATAGCCACTATTCATCTGTCACCATAAGTAATTGTTATTCCGCTGAAAGTGGAAAGCGGTAATGATACGCGCCTGTTAATAGCAGGTGCTCCAAAGGAGCGAATCATAGCACAGGCGCATTAAGGTGATGACCGTGAAGTTGTAAAAGATCTGTATGGCTCGCTATCGCCCGCCGCGAATTAAGCCGCCCATTCCCCGGCGCTCCATAAATGCCGCGACCTGATGACGAACTTCCGTCGCCATTTGTGCCTCAAGGCTGCGTCGGGCCAGCGTCTGCGCTTCTTCAAAGTCAATGTGACGCAGCAAATACTTCACCCGCGCAACCGAACGGCCATTCATAGAGAGATGGCGATAGCCAAGACCGATAAGAATAGCCACACACAGGGTGTCGCCAGCCATTTCACCGCATAAGCGCAGATCAATGCCGTAATGTTCAGCATCGCGGGCGATCATCGCCAG from the Klebsiella sp. RIT-PI-d genome contains:
- a CDS encoding DUF2509 family protein; the encoded protein is MNHQRGMSSLALVLLLLVLGSLMLQGLNQQQRALSTRVAVETLALNEQASVHSALQWGKMQTWQINPLLQCRQQHAQVWQVCLRVLRDNALLLIATHGSMTLWQAGEISEGEVHFSLHGWSDFCPLNEVMLCHIP
- the recC gene encoding exodeoxyribonuclease V subunit gamma translates to MLRVYHSNRLDVLEALMEFIVERERLDDPFEPEVVLVQSTGMAQWLQMSLSRRFGIAANIDFPLPASFIWEMFVRVLPDIPGESAFNKQGMSWKLMTLLPDLIAGDEFAMLRHYLSDDTDKRKLFQLASRIADLYDQYLVFRPKWLTCWEAGERVDGLDESQQWQAPLWKALVEHTAALGQPLWHRANLYQRFIHTLEQASEPPAGLPSRVFICGISALPPVYLQALQALGKHVDVFILFTNPCRYYWGDIKDPAFLARLVARQRKHHREQREFPLFRDSSQAAGLFNDDGEQDVGNPLLASWGKLGRDYMYLLAGLENYEELDAFVDITPDNLLHNLQYDVLELQNAAVPGRTAEEFARSDRKRRLEPDDRSLMIHVCHSPQREVEVLHDRLLAMLEDDPTLTPRDIIVMVADIDSYSPFIQAVFGSATGERYLPYAISDRRARQSHPALQAFISLLSLPDSRFVSEDVLALLDVPVLAARFNINEEGLRYLRQWVNESGVRWGMDDDNVRELELPATGQHTWQFGLTRMLLGYAMESREGEWRAVLPYDESSGLIAELVGHLASLLMQLNLWRRGLMQDRPLTEWLPVCREMLNDFFLPDQDTEAALALIEQQWQAIIEQGTGSHYGEPVPLSLLRDELALRLDQERISQRFLAGPVNICTLMPMRSIPFKAVCLLGMNDGIYPRSLSPLGFDLMSHKPQRGDRSRRDDDRYLFLEALMSAEQKLYISYIGRSIQDNSERYPSVLVQELVDYIGQSHYLAGDENCNCDESERRVKEHIMHLHTRMPFDAENFKSDERQSYAREWLAAASQQGEAHPAFIQPLPPLTLDTLPFEQLQRFWAHPVRAFFQQRLRVNFRAEESEIPDAEPFTLEGLTRYQLNQQLLNTLVDEEDADKMFRRYRAAGELPYGAFGEIVWDTQLQEMQTLADRVIEHRQPSQSLEIDLQCSGIAITGWLQQVQPDGLLRWRPSLLSVSQGMQLWLEHLVYCASGGTGESRLLVRKDGSWHFPPLPPTQAQAYLDELVAGYLKGMTEPLLLLPESGGAWIKACYDAENNAMLKDDETQLKARSKFLQTYEGNMVVSGEGADIWYQRLWRTLEPSYYEAIIEQAERYLLPIYRFNQS
- a CDS encoding prepilin peptidase-dependent protein; this encodes MPVAQRGFSLIEALIAMAIGSLLLLGASRFLPSLQRAVLQQSRQQALEDELWQRVYTVAKHLQRAGYCRGQCVGNPLIIERSGACVLIKWDANSNGIWDVSSAATSDVIGFRLQNGALETLRGVSSCEDNHWDKMTDPQTLRVTGFVVSRYSRAGFAPELTITLAAESISRPRRMATAVYSVAGYNL
- the thyA gene encoding thymidylate synthase; the encoded protein is MKQYLDLMQKVLDEGTPKNDRTGTGTISIFGHQMRFNLREGFPLVTTKRCHLRSIIHELLWFLQGDTNVAYLRENKVTIWDEWADEDGNLGPVYGKQWRAWPTPDGRHIDQITTVINQLKNDPDSRRIIVSAWNVGELDKMALAPCHAFFQFYVADGKLSCQLYQRSCDVFLGLPFNIASYALLVHMMAQQCDLEVGDFVWTGGDTHLYSNHMEQTHLQLSREPRALPTLVIKRKPDSIFDYRFDDFEIEGYDPHPGIKAPVAI
- a CDS encoding prepilin peptidase-dependent protein, giving the protein MKRQQGYTLIETMIVTIIVVILSAAGLYGWRSWQQQQRLWQSANQVREYLVLLRDDANWHNRDRALAIHRVGKTECLVSRDVTGCPSGDPWTLRLPWPEVTLAEMTPGLAFFGLRNTAWAGHVRLQSPAGNWLIVVSGWGRIRLCQPAEGNTCL
- a CDS encoding prepilin-type N-terminal cleavage/methylation domain-containing protein; this encodes MSHPLNQQQGFSLPEVLLAMALMILVITALAGYHRALVNGSAMLNQHRQLWRNAWQYTRLQGGPTEAGWRVQRVQTMQQRCVSISITLTAPVGKQGQMTRLHCPVSQ
- the lgt gene encoding prolipoprotein diacylglyceryl transferase, which produces MNSGYLHFPDFDPVIFSIGPVALHWYGLMYLVGFVFAMWLATRRANRPGSGWTKNEVENLLYLGFLGVFLGGRIGYVLFYNMPLFLENPLYLFRVWDGGMSFHGGLIGVIVVMLIFAHRTKRSFFQVSDFIAPLIPFGLGAGRLGNFINGELWGRVDPSSPFAMLFPGSRAEDIGLLPAHPEWQSIFDTYGVLPRHPSQLYELVLEGVVLFIILNLFIRKPRPTGSVSGLFLIGYGAFRIIVEFFRQPDAQFTGAWVQYISMGQILSVPMIIAGIAMIIWAYRRPQQQLS
- the ptrA gene encoding pitrilysin codes for the protein MPISSTWLKTLVVLLALWANVGQANTGWQPVQETIRKSEKDPRQYQAIRLDNGIVVLLVSDAQAVKSLSALVLPVGSLSDPASHQGLAHYLEHMTLMGSKKYPQPDSLAEFLKMHGGSHNASTAPYRTAYYLEVENNALEGAVDRLADAIAAPQLAEKYASRERNAVNAELTMARSRDGMRMAQVSAETINPAHPGSQFSGGNLETLSDKPGNPVHKALVEFRDRYYSANLMKAVIYSNKSLPELAKIAAETYGRVPNKNITQPEITVPVVTDAQKGLIIHYVPALPRKVLRVEFRIDNNTAQFRSKTDELVTYLIGNRSPGTLSDWLQEKGLVEGIRADSDPVVNGNSGVLAISATLTDKGLAHRDEVVAAIFSYLNLLREKGVDKRYFDELAHVLDLDFRYPSITRDMSYVEWLADTMIRVPVEHTLDAVNIADQYDAEAVKARLAMMTPQNARIWYISPDEPHNKTAYFVNAPYQVDKISDKTFADWQQKASTIALKLPELNPYIPDDFTLIKPEKTYNQPELIVDDPALRVLYMPSRYFAGEPKADVSMVLRNPQAMDSARHQVMFALNDYLAGIALDQLSNQASVGGIGFSTNANNGLMVNADGYTQRLPKLFETLLSGYFSFTPTEEQLVQAKSWYIQMLDSAEKGKAYEQAIMPIQTLSQVPYFQREERRALLPSITLKEVMEYRETLKKGARPEFLILGNLSVAQAKQLAYNVQKQLGTEGKEWSRNKEVVVEKSQSIIFEKAGSSTDSALGAVFIPAQSDEYSSAAASALLGQIVQPWFYSQLRTEEQLGYAVFAFPMSVGRQWGMGFLLQSNDKQPAYLWDRYKAFFPTAEEKLRAMKPEEFAQIQQAVVAQMREAPQTLDEEASKLSKDFDRGNLRFDSRDKVIAEVERLTPQKLADFFHQTVVKPQGMAILSQVSGSQSGKAEYARPDGWKTWESVSALQQSLPLLRENE